The genome window TTAtactgaattgttgttgttgtattctcccatttgatgattttgaaaaaagaaaacataaaagcaaaataataataagaagaaaaagagaatagGAGGAGCGGATGTAGATTTTGGAATGGCTTAAACAGTAACAGGCAACCAATGAGTATTGGTATAAGCTACTATATCACTTGTGATTCCTAGATgttcttattttaaaatataatttcggGCAATGGTTTTCTAGGTCGAGTGAAAATCAAATAACATCCTAATTCATTTGTTAGTAAAGGTGAAAATAACTTGGTGATTTCCTTTATCTGTATAAACTTTGATTAACAAAATTATTCGGTATAGTATCATGAAATAGTTAAAGAATACGCAAACTAATCGGAAACCATTTTCTAAAGATAAATTCTCAGGTTGGATAGAAATCAAATCTAAATATATTTCGCTCCCATTTGGTCATAAAATTTGTAAGCTTTTTTTCAAATATCTttttgtttatagattttaataatttttcgctgattttgaaaataaaactttcaaatcacaaaaatatttttagagtaatttttgaagttttttaaCCTCAAATTCTTTTCAAATAAAATGTATAttcaaacacaatttcaactttcaaaaattatttttctcctaACTTTAACAACtcattttttcaagtttcaaccaatTCTATCTCTGCTACTTCTAGATACAAAACTTTCTAAGATGGTAAATTGATAATCAAAATCGAAAACGATTCAGTAGAAGAAATTAGCCATACAAATATATTACAATTAGACCaccaaaaaaaaaggtaaaagcaACTCTACTTGCAATTTCCCCTCATTCTCCTTTCATCATTTTGAAGTTCAGAGGAGGGGAACAATGCCATTTACTATCTCACAGTAGAAGCAACAGTATGAGCCCAAAACCTAAGCTGATCTTTAATTTCCATTTCATTTCCTAAAACTGGATTAATCTTCCAACTTTTGAGTGgatttttctccatttttttcttttcctccCAAACAGCCCATGCTTCAGAAAGATGAGGCCTTGAAACTGAAGCTTCTAATTCCTCAAATCTCATATTCTCTTCATTTTCCCTTCCCAATCTCCTCAATCCAGGAAGTATTGACACCAAACTTGAATCTTTATCTTTATCTGAAAACTCAAAACCAAGATCCATAAACCCTTTTAACTCCTCAAACTCTAACTCTGACAAACTTTTACTATTATTACTCTTCTTTTTTCTCCTTCTATAACTCTCTTTACTCTTAACACCTCCTTCAGCTGCCTCAGAGGAAAATACAGACTCATTATATTCTTTCCCAGAAAGAATTGGCTGAAGTTTAGGCTCAACCAGAACAGATTTTGGTGAGTTTTCTGAATGAAAAGTACTATCTTTAGAGCTCAAACATTGGTCACTTTGAGATCTGACTATAAAAGTTGGAACTTTTGAAAGTTTTGGCTGTTCAAGAATTTGTTTATTGGATTCAAGATTTGGGTTGCTGTTGGTTTTGGAAATTCCTGAAAAGGGTTGTTTGGGTTTGAGTATTTCAGATTCAAACCAGTAAGAATTGAAGAGGTTAAGCAATTCTTCAACGTCCATTAATGTCggccaaaaaaaaaagagaggttTAGAGATAGGTTAGAGGTGTAGAGAGATATTCTGAAATGATAAATTACTAGTAGGGAGCAATATATAGGTCTTATTTCAAACTTTAGCAATTATGTTTATGTTATTAAAGTAATACACGTTTATCTTTTAAACTGTTCTTTTGAAAAGCTCCTCTCACCAAAATAAAGGCATTAggggaaaagagaaaaaaaagaaaaactatttttcttttatatttttattcattattttCAAACTCTTTAGAGGGAAAGAGGACTGAGGCGTCGGAGCTTTTGTCGTCACTAAGTTTGAGTGTAAAAGATACTTTTTCTTGTACAGTTGTACCTAATAAAAGGTAAAAGAAACCAATGTTGTTCttaattattttgtttaattTAAAGAAGGATTCTAATGTTATTCACTCCTTCATTTCAGAATTTTGTCCCATTTTACTGCTCAGAAGTTAATTTGACCTATTTTTGAATCTATGTCGGACATAAGTTAATTTAGTTTACTTTAAGACAATAGGCAAAAGTACTCAACAC of Nicotiana tomentosiformis chromosome 7, ASM39032v3, whole genome shotgun sequence contains these proteins:
- the LOC138895406 gene encoding uncharacterized protein, translating into MDVEELLNLFNSYWFESEILKPKQPFSGISKTNSNPNLESNKQILEQPKLSKVPTFIVRSQSDQCLSSKDSTFHSENSPKSVLVEPKLQPILSGKEYNESVFSSEAAEGGVKSKESYRRRKKKSNNSKSLSELEFEELKGFMDLGFEFSDKDKDSSLVSILPGLRRLGRENEENMRFEELEASVSRPHLSEAWAVWEEKKKMEKNPLKSWKINPVLGNEMEIKDQLRFWAHTVASTVR